One segment of Leptotrichia sp. oral taxon 215 str. W9775 DNA contains the following:
- the nadR gene encoding multifunctional transcriptional regulator/nicotinamide-nucleotide adenylyltransferase/ribosylnicotinamide kinase NadR: MKIGIVVGRFIPLHIGHVNLIQRASGLVDKVYVVVSYSDEGDTEMISNSRFIKEITAKDRLRFVKQTFKNQNNISSFLFDESNCPPFPEGWEKWSALLKEEMEKREPDLDWENDVLFISNRKDDAKYNLKFFGSQTKSIDPEYHEYPVNSWEIRENPSKYWEYLPREVREHLIPIITICGGESSGKSIMIDKLANVFNTSSAWEYGREYVFEKLGGDEDSLQYSDYEKIVFGHQSNVLYAARNANKFALIDTDYITTLAFCLTYEKRDNPIIREFVRNYKFDLTILLENNVKWVNDGLRSIGETDRREKFQKLLKELYKEYNIPYIIVKSSDYEQRYLACQEIIKGYLAGKDNLQEIADSFA; the protein is encoded by the coding sequence ATGAAGATTGGAATTGTTGTAGGGAGATTTATACCTTTACATATAGGCCATGTTAATTTAATACAGAGGGCAAGCGGATTAGTTGATAAAGTTTATGTTGTAGTTTCCTATTCAGATGAAGGGGATACAGAAATGATATCCAACTCACGTTTTATAAAGGAAATTACCGCAAAGGACAGATTAAGGTTTGTAAAGCAGACTTTTAAAAATCAGAATAATATTTCATCTTTCCTATTTGATGAAAGCAACTGCCCACCATTTCCTGAAGGTTGGGAAAAATGGTCAGCCCTTCTTAAAGAAGAAATGGAAAAAAGGGAACCGGATTTAGATTGGGAAAATGATGTTTTATTTATAAGTAACAGAAAAGATGATGCTAAATACAATTTAAAATTCTTCGGATCCCAGACAAAGTCCATTGATCCTGAGTATCACGAATATCCTGTAAATTCATGGGAAATAAGGGAAAATCCAAGTAAATACTGGGAATATCTTCCTCGTGAAGTTAGGGAGCACTTAATTCCTATTATTACCATTTGTGGTGGGGAAAGTAGTGGAAAAAGTATAATGATAGATAAACTGGCAAATGTTTTCAATACTTCTTCTGCATGGGAATATGGACGTGAATATGTTTTTGAAAAACTTGGTGGCGACGAAGATTCGCTGCAGTATTCCGACTATGAAAAAATCGTATTTGGCCATCAGTCAAACGTACTGTATGCCGCAAGAAATGCCAATAAATTTGCATTGATAGATACGGATTATATAACTACACTGGCATTCTGCCTTACTTATGAAAAAAGGGATAACCCTATCATAAGGGAATTTGTCCGTAACTATAAATTTGATTTGACAATACTTCTTGAAAACAATGTGAAATGGGTAAATGACGGACTTCGTTCAATAGGAGAAACAGACCGTCGGGAAAAATTCCAGAAACTACTTAAAGAACTTTATAAAGAGTACAATATACCTTATATCATTGTAAAATCATCCGATTATGAACAGAGATACCTTGCATGCCAGGAAATTATAAAGGGCTATCTGGCTGGAAAAGATAATTTGCAGGAAATTGCAGACTCTTTTGCATAA